The proteins below come from a single Azospirillum sp. B510 genomic window:
- a CDS encoding YajQ family cyclic di-GMP-binding protein: MPSFDIVSKTDVHEIDNAIAGVRREIETRFDFKGSKCTVERTENEMVLLADDATKLEQMQELLRVHVTRRKLDAAALDFSAKPERAAGDALRHTITIKQGIAQDLAKTIVKGIKDSKMKVQVSIQGDELRVTGKKRDDLQDAIALVKRMGIEQPLQYQNFRD; the protein is encoded by the coding sequence ATGCCGTCGTTCGACATCGTGTCCAAGACGGACGTCCACGAGATCGACAACGCCATCGCCGGCGTCCGTCGCGAGATCGAGACCCGTTTCGACTTCAAGGGCTCGAAATGCACGGTCGAGCGGACCGAGAACGAGATGGTTCTGCTGGCCGACGACGCCACCAAGCTGGAGCAGATGCAGGAGCTGCTGCGGGTCCATGTGACCCGCCGCAAGCTCGATGCCGCCGCCCTCGATTTCTCCGCCAAGCCGGAGCGGGCGGCGGGCGACGCGCTGCGCCATACCATCACCATCAAGCAGGGCATCGCCCAGGATCTGGCGAAGACCATCGTCAAAGGGATCAAGGACAGCAAGATGAAGGTCCAGGTCTCGATCCAGGGCGACGAGCTGCGGGTGACGGGCAAGAAGCGCGACGACCTCCAGGACGCCATCGCCCTGGTCAAGCGCATGGGCATCGAGCAGCCGTTGCAGTACCAGAATTTCCGCGACTGA
- the oxlT gene encoding oxalate/formate MFS antiporter — translation MTTETTEDRGLLNNKWFQLSVGLLCMAMIANLQYGWTLFVDPIDAKHGWGRAAIQIAFSIFVFTETWLVPVEGWFVDRYGPQVVVLVGSLLVGGSWVIDSQASSLPMLYTAAVISGIGAGCVYGTCVGNALKWFPQQRGLAAGVTAAGFGAGAGATVIPIANMIASQGYEQAFLVFGIGQGVVIFVLSFFLRKAPKSSGPVRRSGLAQTKVDHPPGRVIRTPVFWLLYVMFVMVASGGLMAAAQIAPIAHDFQVADSPINMFGLILPALTLAISIDRVLDGAGRPFFGWVSDRIGRENTMFIAFSIAAIAIVLVTQLGRNPVMFVIFTAMFFCVFGEIYSLFPATAGDTFGSKFAATNAGMLYTAKGTAALLVPLSSIIASHFGWHAVFYIAASFNLVAAVLALFVLKPLRAAFIQADDYGVQAAPVTVER, via the coding sequence ATGACCACAGAGACGACCGAAGACCGCGGTCTTCTGAACAACAAATGGTTCCAGCTCAGCGTCGGCCTGCTGTGCATGGCGATGATCGCGAACCTGCAATATGGCTGGACGCTGTTCGTCGATCCCATCGATGCCAAGCATGGCTGGGGACGCGCGGCGATCCAGATCGCCTTTTCCATCTTCGTCTTCACCGAAACCTGGCTGGTCCCGGTCGAAGGCTGGTTCGTCGACCGCTACGGCCCCCAGGTGGTGGTGCTGGTCGGCAGCCTGCTGGTCGGCGGCTCCTGGGTGATCGACAGCCAGGCCTCGTCGCTGCCGATGCTCTACACCGCGGCGGTGATCTCCGGCATCGGCGCCGGCTGCGTCTATGGCACCTGCGTCGGCAACGCGCTGAAATGGTTCCCGCAGCAGCGCGGTCTGGCCGCGGGCGTCACCGCCGCCGGCTTCGGCGCCGGTGCCGGCGCCACGGTCATTCCGATCGCCAACATGATCGCCAGCCAGGGGTACGAGCAGGCCTTCCTGGTCTTCGGCATCGGCCAGGGCGTGGTGATCTTCGTGCTGTCCTTCTTCCTGCGCAAGGCGCCGAAGTCGAGCGGGCCGGTGCGCAGGAGCGGGCTGGCCCAGACCAAGGTCGATCATCCGCCGGGCCGCGTCATCCGCACGCCGGTGTTCTGGCTGCTCTATGTGATGTTCGTGATGGTGGCCTCCGGCGGCCTGATGGCGGCGGCCCAGATCGCGCCGATCGCCCACGACTTCCAGGTCGCCGATTCGCCGATCAACATGTTCGGCCTGATCCTGCCGGCGCTGACGCTGGCGATCTCGATCGACCGGGTGCTGGACGGCGCCGGGCGGCCCTTCTTCGGCTGGGTGTCCGACCGCATCGGCCGTGAGAACACCATGTTCATCGCCTTCAGCATCGCCGCCATCGCCATCGTGCTGGTGACCCAGCTCGGCCGCAACCCGGTGATGTTCGTGATCTTCACCGCGATGTTCTTCTGCGTCTTCGGAGAGATCTACAGCCTGTTTCCGGCCACCGCCGGCGACACCTTCGGCTCGAAGTTCGCGGCGACCAACGCCGGCATGCTCTACACCGCCAAGGGCACGGCGGCGCTGCTGGTTCCGCTCAGCAGCATCATCGCCAGCCATTTCGGGTGGCACGCCGTGTTCTACATCGCCGCCAGCTTCAACCTGGTGGCCGCCGTGCTGGCGCTGTTCGTCCTGAAGCCGCTGCGCGCGGCCTTCATCCAGGCCGATGATTACGGGGTGCAGGCGGCTCCCGTCACCGTGGAACGCTGA
- a CDS encoding S49 family peptidase — protein sequence MSLNSLLAKLPFGPWRKAGPLVSVVRLTGVIGQGGPLRSGLTLAGVAPLLDRAFAPKDQKAVALVVNSPGGSPVQSALIAKRIRDLAEEKKVPVFAFCEDAAASGGYWLACAADEIWADESSILGSIGVVSSGFGLHGLIERHGIERRLYTAGDRKVLLDPFSPEREDGVAHLKALQADVHEAFKAMVRSRRGDRLKGAEEDLFSGAFWAGRKALALGLIDGLGDIRSVMRGRFGEKVRLRVVERERGLLRRAGLKAGYGDAPALTAGASEAFADALVSAARQSLDEWAAKARLGL from the coding sequence ATGAGCCTGAACTCCCTCCTCGCCAAACTTCCCTTCGGCCCCTGGCGCAAGGCCGGGCCGCTGGTGTCCGTCGTCCGCCTGACCGGGGTCATCGGCCAGGGCGGCCCGCTCCGCTCCGGCCTGACGCTGGCCGGCGTCGCCCCGCTGCTGGACCGCGCCTTCGCGCCCAAGGATCAGAAGGCGGTGGCGCTGGTCGTCAATTCGCCGGGCGGATCGCCGGTGCAATCGGCGCTGATCGCCAAGCGCATCCGTGATCTGGCGGAAGAGAAGAAGGTCCCTGTCTTCGCCTTCTGCGAGGACGCGGCGGCGTCGGGCGGCTATTGGCTGGCCTGTGCCGCCGACGAGATCTGGGCGGACGAAAGCTCCATCCTGGGATCGATCGGCGTGGTGTCCTCGGGCTTCGGCCTGCATGGGCTGATCGAGCGCCATGGCATCGAGCGGCGCCTCTACACCGCCGGCGACAGGAAGGTGCTGCTCGATCCGTTCTCGCCCGAGCGGGAGGACGGCGTCGCCCATCTGAAGGCCCTTCAGGCCGACGTGCATGAGGCGTTCAAGGCGATGGTCCGCAGCCGGCGCGGCGACCGTCTGAAGGGAGCGGAGGAGGACCTGTTCTCCGGCGCCTTCTGGGCCGGGCGCAAGGCGCTGGCCCTCGGGCTGATCGACGGGCTGGGCGACATCCGTTCGGTGATGCGGGGGCGCTTCGGCGAAAAGGTGAGGCTGCGCGTCGTGGAGCGGGAACGCGGCCTGCTGCGGCGGGCGGGGCTGAAGGCCGGATACGGCGACGCCCCGGCGCTGACGGCCGGGGCGTCGGAGGCGTTCGCCGATGCCCTGGTATCGGCCGCCCGCCAGTCGCTGGACGAGTGGGCGGCCAAGGCCAGGCTGGGGCTTTGA
- a CDS encoding tRNA1(Val) (adenine(37)-N6)-methyltransferase — MSDRIIPIPEQSPEDSVDFLLNGRVRLMQPEGGYRAAIDPVFLAAITAASAGERVLDVGTGTGAAALCLAVRVPGVAVVGLEQRADACAFARRNAALTGVAERVTVVEGDLLAPPETVGGGGFDRVMMNPPYLRAGTASVPPDDWKAAANVEGKAGLADWVRFADRMLKPRGTLTMVHRADRIDDILHALRGRFGGLVLVPLWPKPGVEAKRLLLTARKGGKAPTRLTAGLTVHTAEGGYGPEAERVLRGAEPLAV, encoded by the coding sequence GTGAGCGACAGGATCATTCCGATTCCGGAACAAAGCCCTGAAGATTCAGTGGATTTCCTGCTGAACGGCAGGGTGAGGCTGATGCAGCCCGAAGGGGGCTATCGCGCCGCCATCGACCCGGTCTTCCTCGCCGCCATCACCGCCGCCAGCGCCGGCGAACGGGTGCTCGATGTCGGCACCGGCACCGGGGCTGCGGCATTGTGCCTCGCCGTGCGGGTGCCGGGGGTGGCGGTGGTCGGGCTGGAACAGCGGGCCGACGCCTGCGCCTTCGCGCGGCGCAATGCCGCCCTCACCGGCGTCGCCGAGCGGGTGACCGTGGTGGAGGGCGACCTGCTGGCCCCGCCCGAGACGGTGGGCGGCGGCGGATTCGACCGGGTGATGATGAACCCGCCCTATCTGAGGGCGGGAACCGCCAGCGTTCCGCCCGACGATTGGAAGGCGGCGGCGAATGTGGAGGGCAAGGCGGGGCTGGCCGATTGGGTCCGCTTCGCCGACCGCATGCTGAAGCCACGCGGGACACTGACCATGGTCCATCGCGCCGATCGCATCGACGACATCCTGCATGCCCTGCGCGGCCGGTTCGGCGGCCTTGTGCTGGTGCCGCTGTGGCCCAAGCCGGGGGTGGAGGCGAAACGGCTGCTGCTGACCGCCCGCAAGGGCGGCAAGGCGCCGACCCGCCTGACCGCCGGGCTGACGGTGCATACCGCCGAGGGCGGCTACGGCCCGGAAGCGGAACGGGTGCTGCGCGGCGCCGAGCCACTGGCTGTCTGA
- a CDS encoding DUF2007 domain-containing protein, with protein sequence MTELLRTTDPVRLSWLIALLADAGIEAVVLDTHTSILEGSIGAIPRRLMVDADDATRAARILREAGEA encoded by the coding sequence ATGACCGAACTGCTGCGCACCACCGATCCCGTCCGCCTGTCCTGGCTGATCGCCCTGCTGGCCGATGCCGGAATCGAGGCGGTGGTTCTCGACACCCATACCAGCATCCTGGAAGGCTCCATCGGCGCCATTCCCCGCCGGCTGATGGTCGATGCCGACGATGCGACCCGCGCCGCCCGCATCCTGCGCGAGGCCGGCGAAGCGTGA
- a CDS encoding polyprenyl synthetase family protein, which yields MAVVTNFEPKRRKSSPLDDLTALVAEDLSAVNQIILDRMQSQVEMIPQLAGYLIAAGGKRLRPVLTLAAANLCGYQGEHHRLLAAVVEFIHSATLLHDDVVDESDLRRGMASANAVFGNKASVLVGDFLFSRAFEMMVEVQSLDVLRILSGASAIIAEGEVLQLRTTNDTETSEQAYLEVIKGKTAELFAAACRVGAVVANRPQAEELALYDYGMNLGIAFQLVDDVLDYSALQAKLGKTVGDDFREGKITLPVVLAFRRGNDEERAFWRRVMEDLDQKDGDLEHAQTLMARHNALKDTVERARHYGSIARDSLGLFADGPIKQALLEVIDFVIDRDF from the coding sequence TTGGCGGTCGTGACCAACTTCGAGCCGAAACGGCGCAAGTCTTCCCCGCTCGACGACCTGACCGCTTTGGTGGCCGAGGACCTCAGCGCCGTCAACCAGATCATCCTCGACCGCATGCAGTCGCAGGTCGAGATGATTCCCCAGCTTGCCGGCTATCTGATCGCCGCCGGCGGCAAGCGCCTGCGCCCGGTGCTGACGCTCGCCGCCGCCAACCTGTGCGGCTATCAGGGGGAGCATCACCGGCTGCTGGCGGCGGTGGTGGAGTTCATCCACAGCGCCACCCTGCTGCACGACGATGTCGTCGATGAGAGCGACCTGCGCCGCGGCATGGCGTCGGCCAACGCGGTGTTCGGCAACAAGGCCAGCGTGCTGGTCGGCGACTTCCTGTTCTCCCGCGCCTTCGAGATGATGGTGGAGGTGCAGTCGCTCGACGTGCTGCGCATCCTGTCCGGCGCCTCGGCCATCATCGCCGAGGGCGAGGTGCTGCAACTGCGCACCACCAACGACACCGAGACCAGCGAGCAGGCCTATCTCGAGGTCATCAAGGGCAAGACGGCGGAACTGTTCGCCGCCGCCTGCCGCGTCGGCGCCGTCGTCGCCAACCGCCCGCAGGCGGAGGAGCTGGCGCTTTATGATTACGGCATGAATCTCGGCATCGCCTTCCAGTTGGTCGACGATGTGCTCGACTATTCGGCTCTCCAGGCGAAGCTGGGCAAGACGGTCGGCGACGATTTCCGCGAGGGCAAGATCACCCTGCCGGTCGTGCTGGCCTTCCGCCGCGGCAATGACGAGGAGCGCGCCTTCTGGCGCCGGGTGATGGAGGATCTCGACCAGAAGGACGGCGACCTGGAGCATGCCCAGACGCTGATGGCCCGCCACAACGCGCTGAAGGACACGGTGGAGCGGGCACGCCATTACGGCTCCATCGCGCGCGACAGCCTGGGCCTGTTCGCCGACGGGCCGATCAAGCAGGCCCTGCTGGAAGTCATTGATTTCGTGATCGATCGCGATTTCTGA
- a CDS encoding metallophosphoesterase family protein — MLNLARKLWTEATAGATSSGRTGPASVPRGMRVYAVGDIHGRLDLLDQMMGQIARDAAQAPNLLKYIVFLGDYVDRGPDSRLVIERLACGLPPVLGAVFLRGNHEDTLLGFLSDLRVAPGWLTYGGDATLESYGIPAPAADAPPEHLEQAQAMLNSLLPAHHRAFLTGLRCHLTIGDYHFVHAGVRPGVPLDRQEDKDRLWIRDAFLASRIDHGKVIVHGHTIAPEPELLPNRIGIDTGAYATNRLTALVLEGAERRFLCTV; from the coding sequence GTGTTGAACCTGGCACGGAAACTGTGGACGGAAGCCACGGCGGGCGCCACCTCGTCCGGCCGGACGGGGCCCGCATCGGTGCCGCGCGGCATGCGCGTCTATGCGGTCGGCGACATCCATGGCCGGCTCGACCTGCTCGACCAGATGATGGGCCAGATCGCCCGCGATGCGGCGCAGGCGCCGAACCTGCTGAAATACATCGTCTTCCTCGGTGATTACGTCGATCGCGGCCCGGATTCGCGGCTGGTGATCGAACGGCTGGCCTGCGGTCTGCCACCGGTCTTAGGCGCGGTGTTCCTGCGTGGCAACCACGAGGACACCCTGCTGGGCTTCCTCAGCGATCTGCGCGTCGCCCCCGGCTGGCTGACCTATGGCGGCGACGCGACCCTGGAGAGCTACGGCATCCCCGCACCCGCCGCCGACGCCCCGCCGGAGCATCTGGAGCAGGCGCAAGCGATGCTGAACAGCCTGCTGCCGGCCCATCACCGCGCCTTCCTGACGGGGTTGCGCTGCCATCTGACCATCGGCGACTATCATTTCGTCCATGCCGGCGTCCGTCCCGGCGTGCCGCTCGACCGGCAGGAGGACAAGGACCGGCTGTGGATCCGGGACGCGTTCCTCGCCTCCCGCATCGACCATGGCAAGGTGATCGTCCACGGCCACACCATCGCGCCCGAACCGGAACTGCTGCCGAACCGCATCGGCATCGACACCGGCGCCTACGCCACCAACCGCCTGACCGCCCTGGTGCTGGAGGGGGCGGAGCGGCGGTTCCTGTGCACGGTGTGA
- a CDS encoding tetratricopeptide repeat protein, with product MPSSGRTVTLDEALAIALDHLKAGRLAEGEELYARILDADPGNAEALHRMGFIAGRRGDMDRAFDLLSRSVERAPDADALFNLGTLHHRALRTEEAIVAYRRALALRPDFPDCDYHLSEALQGAGRLDEALAALDTLLDRHPHYPAGWRQHGDIEADLGRPGAAVHFYEMALALNPADELSRERLAVQEAAFRTRQAAMAARLPDGRHDLRDTTILIPFRADSDDRKRNLRWIVGFLLKHVDATLLIGEDKDGPSDVAAALGPDLAARCRHLHLRGNDTPFTHKAHLINRMVEAAETPIVALHDTDIVVDPVQYALARDAVRRGGGLVFPYNGLFFWIMGREVLRFGHTLSAAPLNAVCPRFPIMHRNSPGGGAFFDRERLLANGGYNEAFLSWGYEDDEIVERFQRLGLGVERVPGPLYHLEHARPVNSSERNPFFEANRAELERVRAADGGTLRADIAAGRLRRPLLSSRDLVSCGVAPPVV from the coding sequence ATGCCCAGCAGCGGCCGGACCGTGACCCTCGACGAGGCGCTCGCCATCGCCCTCGACCATCTCAAAGCCGGACGGCTGGCCGAGGGCGAGGAGCTTTACGCCCGCATCCTCGATGCCGATCCCGGCAATGCCGAGGCGCTGCACCGGATGGGCTTCATCGCCGGCCGCCGGGGCGACATGGACCGCGCGTTCGATCTGCTGTCCCGCTCGGTGGAGCGGGCGCCCGACGCCGACGCCCTGTTCAATCTCGGCACCCTGCACCACCGCGCGCTGAGGACGGAGGAGGCGATCGTCGCCTACCGCCGCGCCCTGGCGCTGCGCCCCGACTTTCCCGACTGCGACTATCACCTGAGCGAGGCCTTGCAGGGCGCCGGCCGGCTGGACGAGGCGCTGGCGGCGCTCGACACCCTGCTGGACCGCCACCCCCATTACCCGGCCGGCTGGCGCCAGCATGGCGACATCGAGGCCGATCTCGGGCGGCCCGGCGCCGCGGTGCATTTCTATGAGATGGCGCTGGCGCTGAATCCCGCCGACGAGCTGTCGCGCGAGCGGCTGGCCGTGCAGGAGGCCGCCTTCCGCACCCGGCAGGCGGCGATGGCGGCGCGGCTCCCCGACGGGCGGCACGACCTGCGCGACACCACGATCCTGATCCCCTTCCGGGCCGACAGCGACGACCGCAAGCGCAACCTGCGCTGGATCGTCGGCTTCCTGCTGAAGCATGTCGACGCCACCCTGCTGATCGGCGAGGACAAGGACGGACCGAGCGACGTGGCCGCCGCGCTCGGCCCCGATCTGGCCGCCCGCTGCCGCCATCTGCATCTGCGCGGCAACGACACGCCCTTCACCCACAAGGCCCATCTGATCAACCGCATGGTCGAGGCGGCGGAGACGCCGATCGTCGCCCTGCACGACACCGACATCGTGGTGGATCCGGTGCAATATGCGCTGGCCCGCGACGCAGTGCGCCGCGGCGGCGGGCTGGTCTTCCCCTACAACGGCCTGTTCTTCTGGATCATGGGGCGGGAGGTCCTGCGCTTCGGCCACACGCTGTCGGCGGCGCCGCTGAACGCCGTCTGCCCGCGCTTCCCGATCATGCACCGCAACTCCCCCGGCGGCGGCGCCTTCTTCGACCGCGAAAGGCTGCTGGCCAATGGCGGCTACAACGAGGCCTTCCTGTCCTGGGGCTATGAGGATGACGAGATCGTCGAGCGTTTCCAAAGGCTGGGCCTGGGGGTGGAGCGGGTGCCCGGCCCGCTCTATCACCTGGAGCATGCCCGGCCGGTGAACTCGTCGGAACGGAATCCCTTCTTCGAGGCCAACCGGGCGGAGCTGGAGCGGGTGCGCGCCGCCGACGGCGGGACGCTGCGGGCCGACATCGCCGCCGGACGGCTGCGCCGGCCGCTGCTGTCGTCGCGCGACCTCGTCTCTTGCGGGGTCGCCCCTCCGGTGGTGTGA
- a CDS encoding ABC transporter substrate-binding protein, whose protein sequence is MTNDHKNRSAGGLALSRRTLGQAAIAGGVLAGFGRAPAFAQDTTLKVGVLLPRSGLLAQAGQACQRGADIAPAVLSDLGYKVEVLSADTESNADVARSRTEKLINDGAHVIVGAFDSGQTAAAAQVCEQRGVPLVMNIAAADKLTEQGYKTVFRNFPTSTMLVSNGMSLMKELFAATGATPKTAVFLHANDTFGMANKAAIDALFPKLDMPFQIVESISYDPKAQDLAVEVAKAKGTGAELAIVTTRANDAIMLVREMVKQRWEPKGIVSPGSPGLYDEQFYKVLGKYADYAITNLPWYDPKAAMTKRVEAAFRKQFPNDRFEGYAFNVAFTFEAILIAADAFKRAGTAEASAMLAALRQTNLSDKLMVGPAITFDDKGQNTNLISACIQNHKLRPTVVLPKASAEADPVFPAPGWGKRG, encoded by the coding sequence ATGACCAACGATCATAAGAACCGTTCCGCCGGAGGACTCGCCCTTTCCCGCCGCACGCTCGGCCAGGCGGCCATCGCCGGCGGCGTGCTGGCCGGCTTCGGCCGCGCCCCGGCTTTTGCCCAGGACACCACGCTGAAGGTCGGCGTGCTGCTGCCGCGCTCCGGCCTGCTGGCGCAGGCGGGGCAGGCCTGCCAGCGCGGCGCCGACATCGCGCCGGCGGTGCTGTCCGATCTCGGCTACAAGGTGGAGGTGCTGTCGGCCGACACCGAATCGAACGCCGACGTCGCCCGCTCGCGCACCGAGAAGCTGATCAATGACGGCGCCCATGTCATCGTCGGCGCCTTCGACAGCGGCCAGACCGCCGCCGCCGCCCAGGTCTGCGAACAACGCGGCGTGCCGCTGGTGATGAACATCGCCGCCGCCGACAAGCTGACGGAACAGGGCTACAAGACGGTCTTCCGCAACTTCCCGACCTCCACCATGCTGGTGTCGAACGGGATGTCGCTGATGAAGGAGCTGTTCGCCGCCACCGGCGCCACGCCGAAGACGGCGGTGTTCCTGCACGCCAACGACACCTTCGGCATGGCGAACAAGGCCGCCATCGACGCGCTGTTCCCCAAGCTCGACATGCCGTTCCAGATCGTGGAGTCGATCTCCTACGATCCCAAGGCGCAGGATCTGGCGGTGGAGGTGGCCAAGGCCAAGGGCACCGGGGCCGAACTCGCCATCGTGACCACCCGCGCCAACGACGCCATCATGCTGGTGCGCGAGATGGTGAAGCAGCGCTGGGAGCCCAAGGGCATCGTCTCCCCCGGTTCGCCCGGCCTCTATGACGAGCAGTTCTACAAGGTTCTGGGCAAATACGCCGACTACGCCATCACCAACCTGCCCTGGTACGATCCCAAGGCGGCGATGACCAAGCGGGTCGAGGCGGCCTTCAGGAAGCAGTTCCCGAACGACCGTTTCGAGGGCTACGCCTTCAACGTCGCCTTCACCTTCGAGGCGATCCTGATCGCCGCCGACGCCTTCAAGCGCGCCGGCACCGCCGAGGCGTCGGCCATGCTGGCGGCGCTGCGCCAGACCAACCTGTCGGACAAGCTGATGGTCGGCCCGGCGATCACCTTCGACGACAAGGGGCAGAACACCAACCTGATCTCCGCCTGCATCCAGAACCACAAGCTGCGCCCGACCGTGGTGCTGCCGAAGGCGTCGGCCGAAGCCGACCCGGTCTTCCCGGCGCCGGGCTGGGGCAAGCGGGGGTGA
- a CDS encoding trimeric intracellular cation channel family protein produces the protein MPPLPIPMPADLSTLLTVMDFIGVFVFGLSGGTLAVRKRLDLFGVLVLSLAAALAGGVMRDLLIGALPPASLRDDRYLMVALAAGFAAFLFHKPINRLGKPVMVLDAAGLGLFTVAGCGKALAYGLSPLPAALLGVMTACGGGAMRDLLVAEVPRVLREEIYAMASLLGAVVVIAGQRLDLPAVPVAVVGALAVFVLRVVSVLRNWSAPRAPGS, from the coding sequence ATGCCGCCGCTTCCCATTCCCATGCCCGCCGACCTGTCCACCTTGCTGACGGTGATGGATTTCATCGGCGTCTTCGTCTTCGGGCTCAGCGGCGGGACGCTGGCGGTGCGCAAGCGGCTGGATCTGTTCGGGGTGCTGGTGCTGTCGCTGGCGGCGGCATTGGCCGGCGGCGTGATGCGCGACCTGCTGATCGGCGCGCTGCCGCCGGCCAGCCTGCGCGACGACCGCTATCTAATGGTGGCGCTCGCCGCCGGGTTCGCCGCCTTCCTGTTCCACAAGCCGATCAACCGGCTGGGCAAGCCGGTGATGGTGCTGGACGCCGCCGGACTGGGGCTGTTCACCGTCGCCGGCTGCGGCAAGGCGCTGGCCTATGGCCTCAGCCCGCTGCCGGCCGCCCTCCTGGGGGTGATGACCGCCTGCGGCGGCGGGGCGATGCGCGACCTGCTGGTCGCCGAGGTGCCGCGGGTGCTGCGCGAGGAGATCTACGCCATGGCCTCGCTGCTGGGGGCGGTGGTGGTGATCGCCGGCCAGCGGCTGGACCTGCCGGCGGTGCCGGTCGCGGTGGTCGGCGCGCTCGCCGTGTTCGTGCTGCGCGTGGTCAGCGTGCTGCGCAACTGGAGCGCGCCGCGGGCGCCGGGGAGCTGA